Within the Enterobacter bugandensis genome, the region TTCGTCGAGCTGTTCACCTCCGGCTCCACGGGAACGCCGCGCCGGGTGGTTAAGCACATCGTCAGCCTGGATCGCGAAGCCCGCCTGCTGGCTGACCGCTTCGGCGAACGCCTGGCTGGCTGTAGCGTTGTGGCCTCCGTCGTCCCGCAACATCTCTATGGCCTGACATTTCGCATCGTACTGCCGATGGCGATGGGCCTGCCGCTGCATGCCGCGATGCTCTACTACGCAGAGCAGCTGGCCGCCCTTCCTCATGACCGGCATTACCTGTTCATCAGCAGCCCGGCGTTCCTGAAGCGCCTGGATACCGAACTGGCCGCGCCGCCCGTCAGGATGCTGATTTCCGCGGGCGGAATGCTGCCCTGGCGTGACGTCTCCGCCACGGTTGGCTGGCTTAACATCTGGCCGGACGAAATTTATGGCAGCACCGAAACCGGGATCCTCGCCTGGCGCCATCGCGTGGAAGATAACCTGCCGTGGCTACCCTTCCCCGGCGTAAACTTCCATCAGGAAGATGACGCCTGCCGCGTCACTTCGCCACTTATCCATGAGGCTGAAGGACTCCAGCTGGACGATATCCTCCACTTCGACAGTGAGGGGCTGTTTAGCATCGCCGGTCGTCGCGGGCGGGTGGTCAAAATTGAAGAAAAGCGCATCTCGCTTAACGAGATCGAGCGTCGCCTGCTGGAGCTTGACGGCGTTTGCGAGGCGGCTGCGCTGCCGGTTACGCGCGGGGGCCGTCAGGGGATTGGCGTCCTGCTGGTGCTGGATGAGGCGGTTCGTCAGCGCTGGCATCTGCAGGATAAAAAAGCCCAGGAGTTCGCCTGGCGACGCGCCCTGCTGCCGTGGCTTGAGCCGGTCGCCGTTCCACGCTACTGGCGCATTGTCGATGAGATGCCGGTAAACAGTATGAACAAGCGTGTCTATGCGCAGTTAGAGGAGTTATTTCATGAAAATTCATGAAATCGAGCGCCATCAGGCACAACCGGAGAAGCTGGAGATCGTGTTGCATCTCGACGCCTCTCTGTTCTGGTTTCAGGGCCATTTTGCCGTACAGCCGCTGCTGCCCGGCGTTGCGCAGCTTGACTGGGTGATGCACTACGCAACGACTTTACTGGCACCGGGCTACCGCTTTCACAGCATTCAAAACGTGAAGTTCCAGGCGCCTCTGCTGCCGGAAACCACGGTGACGCTGGTGCTTGAGTGGCATGCCGGGCGCAAACTGCTGACCTTCAGCTACCTGCGTCATGACGGAGCTGAACGCCATACCGCCAGCAGCGGGAAAATTCGTCTATGTCAGTAACCTTCCGCCCCTGCGTGCTGATCCCGTGCTACAACCACGGCGCCACGATGGCCAGCGTGCTGTCGCGCCTCTCGCCGTTTGGCCTGCCGTGCCTGGTGGTGGATGACGGCAGCGAAGCCGCCACCCGCCAGGAGCTTGAGCGGCTGGCGGCGGAGCAGCCGCAGATGACGCTGGTCCGTCTGGCACAAAACGCCGGCAAAGGTGCCGCGGTCATCAGGGGGCTGGAGGAGTGCGCGCGTGCGGGCTATACCCACGCCCTGCAGGTGGACGCGGACGGCCAGCATGCCATCGAAGATATTCCCAAAATGCTTGCGCTGGCGGAGCGCCACCCGGACGCGCTGATTTCCGGCCAGCCCATTTACGATGATTCTATCCCGCGCTCGCGGCTCTACGGGCGCTGGGTCACCCACGTCTGGGTATGGATTGAGACCTTATCCCTGCAGCTTAAAGACAGCATGTGCGGCTTTCGGGTCTACCCGGTCTCGCCCACGCTGCGGCTCGCCGCGCGTGAAACGCTCGGTAAACGGATGGACTTTGACACCGAAGTGATGGTCCGTCTCTACTGGCAGGGCAACACCAGCGTCTTTCTGCCCACCCGCGTGACCTATCCGCAGGACGGGTTGTCCCACTTCGACGCGTTGAAAGATAACGTGCGGATCTCTCTGATGCATACCCGGCTGTTCTTCGGCATGCTTCCGCGCATTCCCGGCCTGCTCTTCCGTCGACGCGGCCAGCACTGGGCGCAGCAGGACGAGGTTAAAGGCCTGTGGGGCATGCGCCTGATGCTGCGCATCTGGCAGCTGCTGGGGCGGCGGGCGTTTACCGTGCTGCTGTGGCCGGTGATCGGCGTCTACTGGCTTATCGCGCGTCCAGCACGGCAGGCTTCGCGGCAGTGGATTGCACGGGTGAAGCAGGTGCTGATACAGCGGAACATGCCTGTTCCAGCACGGCTCAACAGCTTTTTCCATTTCATGCGCTTCGGCAACGCGATGCTGGACAAAGTCGCCAGCTGGCGCGGCGAGCTGAAGTTTAAGCGCGACGTGGTCTTTGCTCCCGGCGCGAGCGAAACGCTTAATATCGCGGCGCCGCAGGGCAAGCTGCTGCTGGCCTCGCATCTTGGCGACGTAGAAGCCTGCCGGGCGCTGGCCCAGCTGGACGGCAGCAAAACCATCAACGCCCTGGTCTTCAGCGAGAACGCCCGGCGTTTTAAGCAAATTATGAGCGAAATGGCGCCCCAGGCCGGCGTGAATTTGATGTCGGTCACCGACATCGGCCCGGACACCGCCATTGCCATCAAAGAGAAGCTTGAGCGCGGAGAATGGGTCGCGATCGTGGGCGACCGCATCGCCGTCAACCCGCAGCGTGGCGGCGAGTGGCGGGTGATCTGGAGCCCGTTCATGGGCCAGCCCGCACCGTTCCCTCAGGGGCCGTTTATCCTGGCCTCCATCCTGCGCTGTCCAGTGGTATTGATTTTCGCCCTGCGCCAGCAGGGTAAGCTCGTCCTGCACAGCGAGCCGTTTGCCGACCCGCTGATCCTGCCGCGCGGGGAACGCCAGCAGGCGCTGCAGGCTACCGTCGATCGCTACGCGCAGCGGCTGGAGCATTACGCCCTGATGTCGCCGCTCGACTGGTTTAATTTTTTCGATTTCTGGCATCTGCCAGAGTCCAGAGAGAAGGAGTAAAGGGTGCTGACCGATCCCCGCTTTACGACTGAAGTTGAGATCACCGTTCCGTTCCACGACGTCGATATGATGGGTGTGGTCTGGCACGGCAACTATTTCCGCTACTTTGAGATCGCCCGCGAGGCGCTGCTCAATCAGTTTGACTATGGCTATCGCCAGATGAAAGCCTCCGGCTACGTCTGGCCCGTTGTCGACACGCGGGTGAAATACCGCGATGCGGTGACCTTTGAGCAGCGCATTCGCGTTCGCGCGCAGATTGAAGAGTATGAAAACCGCCTGCGCATTGCCTATCAAATTTTCGATGCGCAGACCGGCAAACGCACCACCACCGGCTACACCATCCAAGTGGCGGTGGAAGAAGCCACCCGCGAAATGTGCTTTGTCAGTCCGGCAGTACTGTTTGAACGTATGGGAGTCACGCCATGAAATGGTTGCCTTTGCTGGCGCTGCTCGTCAGCCCGCTGGTCAGCGCCGTGACGCTGGATGAACTGCAGCAGCGTTTCACCGAGCAGCCCGTTGTGCGCGCGCACTTCGAACAGGTCCGCACGATAAAAGATATGCCGCAGCCGCTGCGCTCGCAGGGCGAGATGCTGATCGCCCGCGACAGCGGCCTGCTATGGGATCAAAAAGCGCCGTTTCCAATGACGCTGCTGCTGGACGACAAGCGGATGGTTCAGGCGATCAACGGCCAGCCGCCGCAGACCATCACCGCCGAAAATAATCCGCAGATGTTCCAGTTCAACCACCTGCTGCGGGCCCTGTTCCAGGCCGACCGCAAGGTGCTGGAAGAGAACTTCCGCATCGATTTTAAAGACCTGGGCGCGGGCCGCTGGTCGCTGGTGCTTACCCCAAAAACGACGCCGCTGGACAAGATTTTCGCCACCCTCGATCTGGGCGGCGCGACCTATCTTGAGACGATCCGCCTGAACGACAGGCAGGGCGACCGTACCGATATCGCCCTTTCAAACCACCAACTGACGCCCGCCAGCCTGACCGATGACGAACGCCAACGCTTTGCCGCACCGTAAATCCCTGCGCCCGGCGCTGCTGTGGGCCACGGTATGTCTGGTTATGCTGGGCGTGCTGCTGTCGCTGCTGCCCGGCGCGCGGCTGAACAGCAGCGTGCTGGCCATGCTGCCGAAGCAGACGCTGGGGGCGATCCCTCCGGCGCTCAACGACGGGTTTATGCAGCGTCTCGACCGCCAGCTGGTCTGGCTGGTCAGCCCCGGCAAAGAACCCGATCCGCGCGTGGCGCAGCAGTGGCTTGAACTGCTGCACAGCAGCGACGCGCTCCGCGAGGTCAAAGGCCCGATGGACGCCGCCGGGCAAAAGGCCTGGGGAGAGTTCTTCTGGCAGCACCGCAACGGGCTGATTGATCCGGCCACCCGTGCCCGCCTGCAAAACGGCGGAGAAGCGCAGGCGCAGTGGATTTTATCCCAGCTCTATTCCGCCTTCTCCGGCGTCAGCGGTAAAGAGCTGCAAAACGATCCGCTGATGCTGATGCGCGGCTCGCAGCTCGCCCTGGCGCAAAACGGCCAGAAGCTGCGGCTGATGAACGGCTGGCTGGTCACGCAAGATGAAGCGGGAAACTACTGGTATCTGCTGCACGGCGAACTGGCGGGCTCGTCATTTGATATGCAGCAGACCCACCGGCTCGTGACGACGCTTAATGCGCTGCAACAGACGCTGAAAGCGCGTTACCCGCAGGCGCAGCTGCTTTCGCGCGGGACGGTGTTCTACAGCGATTATGCCAGCCAGCAGGCTAAACGCGACGTCTCAACGCTGGGCATCGCCACCCTGCTTGGGGTGATCCTGCTGATCGTGGCGGTGTTCCGCTCTCTACGCCCGCTGCTGCTGAGCGTGCTCTCCATTGCCATCGGCGCGCTGGCGGGCACGGTGGTGACGCTGCTGCTCTTTGGCGAACTGCACCTGATGACGCTGGTGATGAGCATGAGCATCATCGGTATTTCGGCCGACTATACGCTTTACTACCTGACCGAACGGATGGTGCACGGCGCGGATCACTCCCCCTGGCAAAGCCTGGCCAAAGTGCGCAATGCGCTGCTACTGGCGCTGCTGACGACCGTCGCCGCCTACCTGATTATGATGCTGGCCCCCTTCCCCGGGATCCGCCAGATGGCGGTATTTGCCGCGACGGGGCTGAGCGCCTCCTGCCTGACGGTGATTTTCTGGCATCCGTGGCTGTGCCGGGGTTTGCCGGTGCGCCCGGTTCCCTTTATGGTCCTGATGTTGCGCTGGCTGGCCGCCTGGCGACGCAGTAAAAAACTGTCCGTTGGTCTGCCCGTCGCGCTGGCGCTGCTCTCCGCCGTGGGAATGAGCACCCTGAAGGTGGACGACGACATCGCCCAGCTGCAGGCGCTGCCGAAAGATATTCTGGCGCAGGAGAAAACCATTACCGCCCTGACCGGCCAAAGCGTCGATCAGAAATGGTTTGTGGTGCACGGCGCTTCTCCCCAGCAAACGCTGGAGCGGCTGGAAGCCTTTACTCCCGCGCTGGCCGAGGCGCAAAAGGCGGGGGATCTCACCCGCTGGCGCACCCTGCCGCTGAACTCGCTGGCCCGCCAGAAAAGCGACCTTGCGCTGCTGCGGAACGCCGCGCCTGCGGTGACGAACGTGCTGAAAAGCGCAGGGCTCAACGCCGTTTCCCCCAATCTGGACGCCATGCCGGTCAGCGTGGACGCGTGGCTTGAAAGTCCGGCCAGCGAGGGCTGGCGCCTGCTCTGGCTGACCCTGCCCGATGGGGAAAGCGGCGTGCTCGTGCCGGTGGACGGCGCAAAAAACAGCGCGGCGCTCGGTGAGCTGGCCGCGCGCTATGACGGCGTCGTCTGGGTGGACCGCAAGGCCAGCTTTGACAGCCTGTTTGCCCTCTACCGCACGCTGCTGACGGGGCTACTGTTTGCGGCGCTGGCGGTGATTGCCTGCGGGGCGATACTGCGCCTCGGCTGGCGCAAAGGGCTGATAAGCCTGGTGCCGTCCGCACTGTCGCTGAGCTGCGGGCTGGCCGCGCTGGCCGCAACGGGCCACCCGGTAAATCTGTTTTCACTGCTGGCGCTGGTACTGGTGCTCGGCATTGGCATTAACTACACGCTGTTCTTCAGCAACCCGCGCGGTACGCCGCTGACTTCGATGCTGGCGATTACCCTGGCCATGATGACCACCCTGCTGACGCTGGGCATGCTCGTCTTCAGCGCCACCCAGGCTATCAGCAGCTTTGGTATTGTGCTGGTGAGCGGTATTTTCACCGCCTTCCTGCTGGCACCCCTGGCGATGCCGGATAAGAAAGAGAGAAAACGTAAATGAACGCTGTTTATCGCGCCGTCGCGCTGGCCGCGGCGCTGCTGCTGGCAGGCTGCAGCCATTCGACCGATACCAAAGAGACGCGGCCTCAGGCCTGGCTTCAGCCTGGCACCAAAGTCACTCTGCCGCCGCCCGGCATCAGCCCGGCGGTAAGCTCCCAGCAGCTGCTGACCGGCAGCTTTAACGGGCAAACGCAGTCCCTGCTGGTGATGCTCAACGCGGATGCGCATAAGGTCACGCTGGCTGGCCTCTCTTCCGTGGGCATTCGCCTGTTCCTGGCAACGTACGACGAGAGCGGTATTCATACCGAGCAGTCGATCGTCGTGCCGCAGCTGCCGCCCGCCAGCCAGGTGCTGGCCGACGTGATGCTCAGCCATTGGCCGATTAGCGCCTGGCAGCCGCAGTTGCCGAAGGGCTGGACGTTAACGGACAATGGCGATCGGCGCGAGCTGCGCAACGCCAGCGGCAAGCTGGTGACGGAGATTGTCTACCTCCAGCGCAAAGGCAAGCGCGAGCCGATCAGCATCGAGCAACACGTATTCAAATACCACATCACCATTCAATATCTGGGTGACTGAGATGATTTATATATCCGCTGTTGGCATGGTCAACGCGCTGGGCAACTCGCCTGATGAAATTGCCGCCAACCTGGCTGCGGGCGTGGCGCCGGGCATGCACGCCCGGACCGGCTGGCTGCAGGGAATGCCCGAAGCGGTACTGGGCGGGGTGGAAGGCGAACTGCCGCTCATCCCGGACACCTTCTCTGCACACCGCACCCGCAACAACCAGCTGCTGCTGGCCGCGCTGGCGCAGATTCAGCCCGCCGTTGACGAGGCCATCGCCCGCGTTGGTCGCGACCGCGTGGCCGTGGTGCTGGGAACCAGCACCTCCGGGCTGGATGAAGGCGATGAGCACGTGCGTCTCATGACCGACGGCGAGACCAGCACGCGCTGGCAGTATCCGCAGCAGGAGCTGGGCGATCCGTCCCGCTTTCTCGCCAACTGGCTGCAGCTTGAAGGCCCGGCCTATACGATCTCCACCGCCTGCTCCTCCAGCGCGCGGGCGATGATCGGCGGCAAACGCCTGATCGAAGCCGGGCTGGTAGATATCGCTATTGTCGGCGGAGCAGACACCCTGAGCCGGATGCCCGTGAACGGCTTTAACAGTCTTGAATCCTTCTCCCCCACGCTCTGCGAGCCGTTTGGCCGGGACCGCCGGGGGATCACCATCGGTGAAGCGGCGGCGCTGATGGTATTAAGCCGGGAACCCGCGGACGTGGCGCTGCTCGGCACGGGCGAATCCAGCGATGCGTACCATATTTCCGCCCCGCATCCGCAGGGCGACGGGGCGATAAGGGCTATCACTCAGGCGCTCAGCGAAGCGGGCATGCAGCCGGACGACATCGGCTACATCAACCTGCACGGCACGGCCACGCCGCTCAACGATCAGATTGAATCACAGGTGGTTCACGATCTCTTCGGAGAAAGCGTGCCGTGCAGTTCAACCAAACACCTTACCGGCCACACGCTGGGCGCTGCCGGCATTACCGAAGCGGCTTTGAGCTGGCTTATCCTGACGCGCGATCTGCCCTTGCCGCCGCAGGATTTTTCCCGCTACGCTCCGGACGAGACGCTGGCGCCGTGCGGCCTGCTGCACCAGAACACCGCCCTGAAAAAGCCGGTGATTTTGTCTAACTCGTTCGCGTTTGGCGGCAATAACGCCAGCATTCTGCTGGGGAGAACGTCATGAGCTATCTATCACCCGAAGCCTATTTGCCGCACGATGCGCCCATGATGCTGCTGGGGTCCGTTGAAAATGTGACGGATGACATGGCGGTCTGCCGCGTTGCGGTTGACAGGCAAAGCGTGCTGGCGCCGTTTCTCAATGCCGATGGCGACCTGCCGGGCTGGTACGCGCTCGAGCTAATGGCGCAGACCGTTGGCGTCTGGTCGGGCTGGCATCGTCAGCAGCAGGGGCAGGAACATATCGCGCTGGGCATGGTGCTCGGCGCGCGCGAGCTGGTCTGCGCCAGCGGGCGTTTCGCCAAAGGCTTAACGCTGGACATTACCGTTAAGCTGCTGATGCAGGACGAACGCTTCGGCAGTTTTGAATGCACGATTTGCGCAGGTGAAGAGACGCTGGCCACGGGCCGGGTCAATACCTTCCAGCCGAGTGCAGAAGAATTAACATCGCTTTTTAATCAGGGATCCCACGCATGAGTCGTTCCGTACTGGTCACAGGGGCCAGCAAAGGCATTGGTCGCGCCATCGCCCGCCAGCTTGCCGCTGACGGGTTTACCGTCGGCGTGCATTACCATCGTGATGCCGCAGGCGCGCAGGAGACGCTGGACGCCATCACGCAGGCGGGCGGCAGCGGCCGTTTACTCTCGTTTGACGTAGGCAACCGCGAGCAGTGCCGTGAAGTGCTTGAGCAGGAAATTGATGCCCATGGCGCATGGTATGGCGTGGTCAGCAACGCCGGAATTACCCGCGATGGCGCTTTTCCGGCACTGAGTGAAGACGACTGGGACAGCGTGATCCACACCAATCTCGACAGTTTTTATAACGTCATACACCCCTGCATTATGCCCATGATCGGCACCCGTCAAGGCGGGCGCATTATTACCTTATCCTCCGTCTCCGGCGTGATGGGCAACCGCGGCCAGGTGAACTACAGCGCGGCCAAAGCGGGCATTATCGGTGCCACCAAAGCGCTGGCGATCGAGCTGGCAAAACGCAAAATCACCGTGAACTGCATTGCGCCAGGGCTGATTGATACCGGCATGATTGAGATGGAGGAGGCCGCGCTGAAGGAAGCGATGTCCATCATCCCAATGAAACGTATGGGCCAGGCTGATGAGGTCGCCGGGCTGGCAAGCTATCTGATGTCGGATATCGCGGGCTACGTCACCCGCCAGGTCATTTCGATTAACGGAGGAATGCTATGACGCGTCGCGTGGTGATTACGGGCATGGGCGGCGTCACCGCCTTTGGCGAGAACTGGCAGTCCGTTTCCAGCCGGCTGCTGGCGTATGAAAACGCCGTGCGTAAAATGCCGGAATGGCAGGTTTATGATGGCCTGCACACCCTGCTGGGCGCGCCGATCGACGATTTCGCGCTACCGGAACACTATACCCGCAAGCGTATTCGCGCCATGGGCCGCGTGTCGCTGATGTCGACCCGCGCCACCGAACTGGCGCTGGAGCAGGCGGGGCTGATTGGCGAAGCGGTGCTCACCAACGGGCAAACCGGCATCGCCTACGGTTCTTCGACAGGCAGCACCGGCCCGGTCAGCGAATTCGCGACCATGCTTACCGAAAAGCACACCAATAACATCACCGGGACAACCTACGTCCAGATGATGCCGCACACCACCGCGGTGAATACCGGCCTGTTCTTTGGACTACGTGGCCGCGTGATCCCAACGTCGAGCGCCTGTACCTCCGGCAGCCAGGCGATTGGCTACGCCTGGGAGGCAATTCGCCACGGGTATCAGACCGTGATGGTCGCGGGGGGCGCGGAAGAGCTTTGTCCGTCTGAAGCGGCGGTGTTTGACACGCTGTTTGCCACCAGCCAGCGCAACGACGAACCCAAAACCACCCCCTCGCCGTTCGATACGCAGCGCGATGGTCTGGTGATTGGGGAAGGCGCAGGCACCCTGATTCTGGAGGAGCTGGAGCACGCCAGAGCGCGCGGGGCCACCATCTACGGTGAGATCGTGGGCTTTGCCACCAACTGTGACGCGGCCCATATCACCCAGCCGCAGCGTGACACCATGCAGATTTGCATGGAGCAGTCGCTGGCGATGGCGGGGTTAAGCGCCCGGGATATGGGGTATATCTCCGCGCACGGTACCGCCACCGACCGCGGCGATATCGCCGAAAGCCAGGCCACGGCCGCCATCTACGGTGACAGCGTGCCGGTTTCTTCGCTGAAGAGCTATTTTGGCCACACGCTGGGGGCCTGCGGCGCGCTGGAAGCGTGGATGAGCCTGCAGATGATGCGCGAAGGCTGGTTTGCCCCGACGCTCAATTTAACGCAGCCGGATGAGCAATGCGGGGCTTTAGATTATATTATGGGAGAAGCCCGTCAGATTGACTGCGAGTATCTGCAGAGCAATAACTTCGCGTTTGGCGGCATCAATACCTCGATTATCATTAAACGCTGGGCGTAACTATGTACCGGTTTGTACTGGGAAAAATTTCCACCCTTTGCGCGGACCCGCTGGCGTCAACGCTTGCAGATAAGGCACCTCAGGGTGCACGACAGGCCTCCTGGCTGGCTGGCCGGACGCTGCTCGCCAGAACATTATCCCCTCACCCGCTCCCCGACATCATTTACGGCGAGCAGGGGAAGCCGGCATTTGCGAAGGGGGATCCGCTGTGGTTCAACCTGAGCCATAGCGGTGATGATATCGCCCTGCTGATGAGCGATGAAGGCGAAGTGGGCTGCGATATCGAAGTGATTCGCCCCCGCAAGAACTGGCAGGCGCTGGCCAACGCCGTTTTCAGCCTGACAGAGCATGACGAGCTGGAGCGTGAAGCGCCCGAGGAACAGCTTTCTGCCTTCTGGCGTATCTGGACGCGCAAAGAAGCGATTGTGAAACAGCGCGGCGGCAGCGCCTGGCAGATTGTCAGCATCGACAGCACGGCGCAGTCGCACTCGGTCAGCCAGCTGCAGCTCGGTTCTCTGAGCCTTGCCGTCTGTACCTCGACCCCTTACACCCTGACCACCGAGTCGATTATTCACGTCGGGGCAGGAAAATCACCAGTACTCCCAGCATAATCAACGCGACGCCCAGCAGCCCATGCCAGGAGAAGTGCTCCCCCCAGCCGGGCAGCAGGATTGCCGCACCCCACACCAGGATATAGCTGAGGCTCAGCAAGGCATACGCTTTGCTGAGCGCCATGCGATGCAGCGCCAGATACCAGCAGCCCATGGAGGCAACGTATCCCGTTAACCCCAGCAGCAGCGCGCCCGTGCCGGACGAAACGTGCCACAGCGCGGAGATAAACGTCAGAAAATCGCTGACCGGCGGCAGAGCCTGCATGGCATCGCGCAGCAACAGCTGTGCGGCGCTGACTAACAGTACGCTGCATAACGCCCAGAACGCGCCTTTCACAGGCTTCCTCCCAGCACGATAATCCCCATGATAATGAACCCGACCCCCAGCCAGTGGTGCACAGCAACGTGCTCGCGCCAGAAGACCTTCGCCGCCAGCGTCACCCAGACAAAATTGAGGCTCAGCATAGGGTAAGCTACGCCGACGGCCAGGCTCTGCAGCACCACCAGCCAGACCAGCATTCCGCAGCCCAGTGCCAGCATCGCCAGGCCAAGCCACAGCATGATGTGCGCGCCACGCCGTCCGCCTTTCGCCGGACGGGTAGCCTGTTTCTGGCACAGCTGTCCCGCGCAGCTCAGCAGGCTTGCCAGTATGAGCCAGGTCCAGGTCATCACTTCGGCAGATACTCCAGCAGGGCCAGACGCCCCTGGATATAGAGATTGTCCGGCTGCGGTAAATTCGCCTCTGCAATATCGTCACGTTTAGACAGCAGCATCACCAGCGACACGCTTCCCTGCTTACGATGCGTTGCCAGCCACTGCGCGAAGTCGTCTTCACTGACAAAGCGATCTTTCGCATCGGGATAATCCAGCCCGTAGCGCAGCTCGCCGCTCTGAGCAAACAGCGTGATGTCACTGCGCTTCAGCTCCCACGCCAGGCCCGCGGCCACGCCAACGTTATTGGTCAGCACAAAGCGGCTGCCCTGAAGC harbors:
- a CDS encoding glycosyltransferase family 2 protein produces the protein MSVTFRPCVLIPCYNHGATMASVLSRLSPFGLPCLVVDDGSEAATRQELERLAAEQPQMTLVRLAQNAGKGAAVIRGLEECARAGYTHALQVDADGQHAIEDIPKMLALAERHPDALISGQPIYDDSIPRSRLYGRWVTHVWVWIETLSLQLKDSMCGFRVYPVSPTLRLAARETLGKRMDFDTEVMVRLYWQGNTSVFLPTRVTYPQDGLSHFDALKDNVRISLMHTRLFFGMLPRIPGLLFRRRGQHWAQQDEVKGLWGMRLMLRIWQLLGRRAFTVLLWPVIGVYWLIARPARQASRQWIARVKQVLIQRNMPVPARLNSFFHFMRFGNAMLDKVASWRGELKFKRDVVFAPGASETLNIAAPQGKLLLASHLGDVEACRALAQLDGSKTINALVFSENARRFKQIMSEMAPQAGVNLMSVTDIGPDTAIAIKEKLERGEWVAIVGDRIAVNPQRGGEWRVIWSPFMGQPAPFPQGPFILASILRCPVVLIFALRQQGKLVLHSEPFADPLILPRGERQQALQATVDRYAQRLEHYALMSPLDWFNFFDFWHLPESREKE
- a CDS encoding ApeI family dehydratase; this encodes MKIHEIERHQAQPEKLEIVLHLDASLFWFQGHFAVQPLLPGVAQLDWVMHYATTLLAPGYRFHSIQNVKFQAPLLPETTVTLVLEWHAGRKLLTFSYLRHDGAERHTASSGKIRLCQ
- a CDS encoding ApeP family dehydratase — its product is MSYLSPEAYLPHDAPMMLLGSVENVTDDMAVCRVAVDRQSVLAPFLNADGDLPGWYALELMAQTVGVWSGWHRQQQGQEHIALGMVLGARELVCASGRFAKGLTLDITVKLLMQDERFGSFECTICAGEETLATGRVNTFQPSAEELTSLFNQGSHA
- a CDS encoding class I adenylate-forming enzyme family protein, with protein sequence MTNPLPLGQWLNAPRPDDTPVAWLDDRTWTLGQLRHDVTLLVDTLRQQEGERWALCFENSYLFIVALLASLHAGKTPVIPGHSRVSLLEEQQPLFSGVLSDRSLDIDGQLIVVASRHQTIARWVPLPEINENRFVELFTSGSTGTPRRVVKHIVSLDREARLLADRFGERLAGCSVVASVVPQHLYGLTFRIVLPMAMGLPLHAAMLYYAEQLAALPHDRHYLFISSPAFLKRLDTELAAPPVRMLISAGGMLPWRDVSATVGWLNIWPDEIYGSTETGILAWRHRVEDNLPWLPFPGVNFHQEDDACRVTSPLIHEAEGLQLDDILHFDSEGLFSIAGRRGRVVKIEEKRISLNEIERRLLELDGVCEAAALPVTRGGRQGIGVLLVLDEAVRQRWHLQDKKAQEFAWRRALLPWLEPVAVPRYWRIVDEMPVNSMNKRVYAQLEELFHENS
- a CDS encoding 3-ketoacyl-ACP reductase FabG2, with the protein product MSRSVLVTGASKGIGRAIARQLAADGFTVGVHYHRDAAGAQETLDAITQAGGSGRLLSFDVGNREQCREVLEQEIDAHGAWYGVVSNAGITRDGAFPALSEDDWDSVIHTNLDSFYNVIHPCIMPMIGTRQGGRIITLSSVSGVMGNRGQVNYSAAKAGIIGATKALAIELAKRKITVNCIAPGLIDTGMIEMEEAALKEAMSIIPMKRMGQADEVAGLASYLMSDIAGYVTRQVISINGGML
- a CDS encoding DUF3261 domain-containing protein is translated as MNAVYRAVALAAALLLAGCSHSTDTKETRPQAWLQPGTKVTLPPPGISPAVSSQQLLTGSFNGQTQSLLVMLNADAHKVTLAGLSSVGIRLFLATYDESGIHTEQSIVVPQLPPASQVLADVMLSHWPISAWQPQLPKGWTLTDNGDRRELRNASGKLVTEIVYLQRKGKREPISIEQHVFKYHITIQYLGD
- a CDS encoding LolA family protein, producing the protein MKWLPLLALLVSPLVSAVTLDELQQRFTEQPVVRAHFEQVRTIKDMPQPLRSQGEMLIARDSGLLWDQKAPFPMTLLLDDKRMVQAINGQPPQTITAENNPQMFQFNHLLRALFQADRKVLEENFRIDFKDLGAGRWSLVLTPKTTPLDKIFATLDLGGATYLETIRLNDRQGDRTDIALSNHQLTPASLTDDERQRFAAP
- a CDS encoding MMPL family transporter — protein: MTNANALPHRKSLRPALLWATVCLVMLGVLLSLLPGARLNSSVLAMLPKQTLGAIPPALNDGFMQRLDRQLVWLVSPGKEPDPRVAQQWLELLHSSDALREVKGPMDAAGQKAWGEFFWQHRNGLIDPATRARLQNGGEAQAQWILSQLYSAFSGVSGKELQNDPLMLMRGSQLALAQNGQKLRLMNGWLVTQDEAGNYWYLLHGELAGSSFDMQQTHRLVTTLNALQQTLKARYPQAQLLSRGTVFYSDYASQQAKRDVSTLGIATLLGVILLIVAVFRSLRPLLLSVLSIAIGALAGTVVTLLLFGELHLMTLVMSMSIIGISADYTLYYLTERMVHGADHSPWQSLAKVRNALLLALLTTVAAYLIMMLAPFPGIRQMAVFAATGLSASCLTVIFWHPWLCRGLPVRPVPFMVLMLRWLAAWRRSKKLSVGLPVALALLSAVGMSTLKVDDDIAQLQALPKDILAQEKTITALTGQSVDQKWFVVHGASPQQTLERLEAFTPALAEAQKAGDLTRWRTLPLNSLARQKSDLALLRNAAPAVTNVLKSAGLNAVSPNLDAMPVSVDAWLESPASEGWRLLWLTLPDGESGVLVPVDGAKNSAALGELAARYDGVVWVDRKASFDSLFALYRTLLTGLLFAALAVIACGAILRLGWRKGLISLVPSALSLSCGLAALAATGHPVNLFSLLALVLVLGIGINYTLFFSNPRGTPLTSMLAITLAMMTTLLTLGMLVFSATQAISSFGIVLVSGIFTAFLLAPLAMPDKKERKRK
- a CDS encoding acyl-CoA thioesterase, encoding MLTDPRFTTEVEITVPFHDVDMMGVVWHGNYFRYFEIAREALLNQFDYGYRQMKASGYVWPVVDTRVKYRDAVTFEQRIRVRAQIEEYENRLRIAYQIFDAQTGKRTTTGYTIQVAVEEATREMCFVSPAVLFERMGVTP
- a CDS encoding beta-ketoacyl-[acyl-carrier-protein] synthase family protein; this encodes MIYISAVGMVNALGNSPDEIAANLAAGVAPGMHARTGWLQGMPEAVLGGVEGELPLIPDTFSAHRTRNNQLLLAALAQIQPAVDEAIARVGRDRVAVVLGTSTSGLDEGDEHVRLMTDGETSTRWQYPQQELGDPSRFLANWLQLEGPAYTISTACSSSARAMIGGKRLIEAGLVDIAIVGGADTLSRMPVNGFNSLESFSPTLCEPFGRDRRGITIGEAAALMVLSREPADVALLGTGESSDAYHISAPHPQGDGAIRAITQALSEAGMQPDDIGYINLHGTATPLNDQIESQVVHDLFGESVPCSSTKHLTGHTLGAAGITEAALSWLILTRDLPLPPQDFSRYAPDETLAPCGLLHQNTALKKPVILSNSFAFGGNNASILLGRTS